In the genome of Bacteroides mediterraneensis, the window CACAGGGCTGCCGCTATGCGGTGGTGGATGAACCGCAGTATGCTTCTCCCGAGAATCCACGGATTATTCTGGTGGACAACTGCCTGGAGACGTTGCAGAAGCTGGCCAACTATCACCGTCGTCGGTTGGGTACCCGCATGATCGGGGTGACCGGTACGAACGGAAAAACCACCACGAAAGAACTGATTGCGACCGTACTGGGCGAGAAGTTCAAGGTGCTTTACACGCAAGGAAATTTCAACAACCACATCGGAGTGCCGTTGACATTGTTGCGCCTGAAGCCGGAACATGAGATGGCGGTCATCGAAATGGGGGCCAACCATCCGGGAGAAATCAAGACCTTGGTTCACATTGCCGAGCCGGATTATGGTATCATTACCAATGTGGGAAAGGCTCATCTTCAGGGATTCGGTTCCTTTGAAGGGGTTATCCGCACCAAAGGAGAATTGTATGATTTCCTGCGGGAAAAGGGAAATGCCACCATCTTTATTCAAAACGAGAATCCTTACCTGAACAAGATTGCTGCCGGCTTGACGTGCGTCCGTTACGGACAGACTCCGGGACTGGATGTGACGGGAAAGGTGGTAGCCTGTTCGCCTTTCCTGCATTTCACCTGGACAGCCGAAGGGGTTTCACACGAAGTGCAGACGCATCTGATAGGGGCCTATAACTTGGACAATGCCTTGGCGGCCGTGGCCATAGGTCGTTATTTCGGCGTGGAGGATACACAAATCTGTCACGCACTGTCTTCGTATGTGCCGCAGAACAACCGTTCGCAGCTGGTACATACCGCTTCCAATACCTTGATTGTGGATGCCTACAATGCCAACCCCACCAGTATGATGGCGGCATTGGAAAACTTCCGTCAGATGGAGGCGGCGCACAAGGTGGCGATTTTGGGCGACATGAAGGAACTTGGAGAAGGAAGTCACGAGGAACACCAGAAGGTGGTAGATTTCTTGAAAGAATGTGGCTTCGAACGGGTGATGCTGGTCGGTCCGGAATTTGGAGGTACTTCGTCTCTTTTTGAGCATTACAAAGATGTGAAGGAAGTGGAAGCCCTGCTGGCAGCCCATCCCCTGCAGGGATGTTGTGTGCTGGTGAAAGGTTCCAACAGCATGAAGCTGAGTGAGCTTCCGGCCAGTTTGTAATAAAAACTATTTATTTTGATGAAAGTCCATATTGAAGAGGGAGACCTCTTGAATGTGGACTTTTTTGTCTATTCTGAAAAATAGGTGTGCGGAGAGATAGAATAATTCGCTCAAAAAATGAATCATATTGTTACTTGCTTGTTTTTCTTCTTTCCTTGACGAAATTTTAATCCCCTCTTTTGCTGTGAAAATCCTATTTTTGTAGTTGTACTTAATATGTAAACTATGAAGCGCATTTTTTTATGTTTGATAGGCATTTTCTTGTTGGGAACTCTTGCTGCACAACAGTTGGTGAAAGTGGGTGAAGGATACAGTTCGACTTCGGTCAATACAACCGTATTCCGTAACAGTTCGCTGGTGACGGACAAGGGTACGCAATACATATCTTATTATGATGCGGACGGTTATCTGGTGGTAGGTAAACGTGCTTTGGGCGTGGAGAACTGGACGTTGCATCGTAGCCAGTATAAAGGAAACGTGGCCGACGCACACAATGTCATCAGCATGATGGTAGACGGAGACGGCTATCTGCATCTTTCTTTTGACCACCACGGGCACAAATTGAATTATTGTCGGAGTACGGCTCCCGGAGCACTGACCTTGGGAGAAAAAGAGCCGATGACCGGAAAGGATGAGGACGACGTGACTTATCCGGAATTCTATCGGATGCCCAGCGGCGATTTGCTGTTTGCCTATCGTTCGGGAGCTTCCGGACGGGGAAATCTGGTGTTGAACCGTTATGACTTGAAGAGCCGCAAGTGGTCGCGTGTGCAGGATATCCTGATTGACGGGGAAAACCAGCGGAATGCCTACTGGCAGCTGTATATGGATGAGGCTGGAGTGATTCATCTGTCGTGGGTGTGGCGTGAAACGTGGATGGTGGAAACCAACCATGACCTTTGCTATGCGTATTCTCCCGATGAAGGAAAGACGTGGTATAAGTCGACCGGCGAAAAATATACGCTTCCTATCCGGAAAGACAATGCGGAATATGCTTGTTACATTCCGCAAAACAGGGAACTGATCAATCAGACCAGTATGAGTGCCGATGCGGAAGGACATCCTTATATCGTGACTTATTGGAGGGATGCGGACAGCGAGGTACCTCAATACCGACTCGTGTGGAACGACGGTAAAGGCTGGCAGAACCGTCAGATAATGAACCGGTCACAAGGATTTACCTTGAAAGGCGGTGGAACAAAGATGATTCCGATTTCGCGTCCGCGCATTGCAGTGGATAAAGGAAAGGCTTATTTCGTGTTCCGCGATGCGGAGCGGGGAAGCAAGGTCTCAGTGGCTTATACAGAGGATGTGAAGTCGGGCGAATGGCAGGTGAAAGACCTGACCGATTTTTCCGTGGATGCCTGGGAACCCAGTTGTGACACGGAACTGTGGAAAACACAGAAAAAACTGCATGTGTTCGTGCAGGAAACCCATCAGGGAGACGGCGAGAAAGTGAAGGATTCTGCTGCCACCCCGGTATATGTATTGGAAATAAATTAATCTCAAAATAAAACTATGAAACAAGTATGTAAATTTTTATTGGCTTGTGCGTTGGGTATATGGTCAGGATCGGCGGGTGCCAAGGAATCCGAAGCGGGTCAGGTCCGCAAGATGATTGACAAGGTAAACCAGCACTGGCAGGCCGAAAACTCACCGGAAGTACGTTCGTTCTGGGACAATGCCGTATATCACACGGGAAACATGGAAGCTTATTTCCTGACTGGAAATGAGACGTATCGCACTTATTCGGAAACATGGGCAAACTACAATCAGTGGAAAGGAGCCAAGAGTGACAACCGTTCGGAATGGAAATACTCCTACGGGGAATCGGATGAATATGTACTTTTCGGCGACTATCAGATTTGCTTCCAGACGTATGTGGATTTATACAACCTGGCTCCGGAGGATTGGAAAATCCGTCGTGCCCGTGAGGTGATGGAATATCAGATGAGTACCTCACAGAACGATTACTGGTGGTGGAGCGACGCGCTCTACATGGCCATGCCGGTGATGACCAAACTGTATAAGGTGACGCACAATACGCTGTACCTGGATAAACTGTATGCGTATCTGCAATACTCCGACAGCATCATGTTCGACAAGGACGAAAACCTGTATTACCGTGATGCAAAATACATCTATCCGAAGCATAAGACAGCCAGCGGAAAGAAAGATTTCTGGGCCAGAGGAGATGCCTGGGTGCTGGCCGGACTGGCTAAGGTGTTGAAAGATATGCCGGAAGAATACAAGCATCATTCATTCTTTGTGGAGAAGTTTCAGAAAATGGCGGAGGCCGTAGCTGCCATTCAGCAGCCGGAAGGCTATTGGACCCGCAGCATGATGGATCCGGATTTTGCCCCAGGACCGGAAACCAGTGGTACGGCGCTGTTCACATACGGATTTTTATGGGGAATCAACAATGGGTATTTAGGAAAAGATACATACATGCCGGTAGTGGAGAAGGCATGGAACTATTTGTCAAAGAAAGCACTTCAGAAAGATGGTACGGTGGGCTATGTGCAGCCGATTGGTGAAAAAGCTATTCCCGGACAAGTGATCAACGCCAATTCTACGGCAAATTTCGGGGTAGGAGCATTTTTGCTGGCAGCCTGTGAATATGTACGTTATCTGGAAGCCCCTCAGGCTGCCGACCGTGCCTATTGGTGTAAGCTGGCTTATCAGATGGCGGCTCCGGTATTGCGTAACATGGCCAAAGGAGAATTGCAGAAAAACATGCAGCTGGAAGTCAGCCCTACCTGGGACGGACGTAACAAGAAGGTGGCTTACATGGAGACCTTCGGACGCCTGATGGCCGGTATCGCTCCCTGGCTCACTTTGCCGGATGACAATACGGAAGAAGGCAAGATGCGCAAGGAACTGCGTGAGTGGGCGTTGAAGAGTTACGCCAACGCCGTGGACCCGCAGAGTCCGGATTATCTGTTGTGGCGTCAGGAAGGACAGACGCTGGTAGACGGTGCGTATGTGGCCGAAAGTTTCCTCCGTGCCTACGACCAGCTGTGGATGCCGTTGGATGAAACCACTAAGAAACGCTATATCGAGGAATTCCAGCAGCTGCGTCGCATCGACCCTCCTTATACCAACTGGCTGCTTTTCTCGTCTACCATTGAAAGTTTTCTGGCCAAGGCGGGGGCACCGTTTGATGAATATCGGGTAAATTCTGCCATCCGTAAAGTGGAAGAGTGGTACACCGGCGACGGATGGTACTCAGACGGTCCTTCTTTTGCATTCGATTATTACAGCAGTTACGTGTTCCATCCCATGTACCTGGAGACGCTCCAGGCCATGAAGGATGCCAAGGTACGCAGCCGGATTGACTACGGAAAATATTATGACCGCGCATTGAAGCGTGCCCAGAAATACAGTCTGATATTGGAACGTTTCATTTCACCGGAGGGAACTTTCCCCGTATTCGGCCGTTCCATCCCGTACCGTATGGCTACCATGCAGCCTCTGGCCCTGATGGCCTGGTATCAGGAACTTCCGGCAGGGGTGACAGGGGCGCAGGTACGTTGTGCCTTGACTGCCGTAATGAAGCGTATGTTTGCTACCGGTCATAATTTTAATGAAGGCGGTTTCCTGACCATCGGTTTTACCGGTCGCCAGCCGAATGTAGCCGACTGGTACACCAACAACGGAAGTCTGTATATGACTTCTCTGGCTT includes:
- the murF gene encoding UDP-N-acetylmuramoyl-tripeptide--D-alanyl-D-alanine ligase — encoded protein: MEIEELYNRFTECNGLTTDSRHCPEGSMFLALKGETFNGNTFAAQSLAQGCRYAVVDEPQYASPENPRIILVDNCLETLQKLANYHRRRLGTRMIGVTGTNGKTTTKELIATVLGEKFKVLYTQGNFNNHIGVPLTLLRLKPEHEMAVIEMGANHPGEIKTLVHIAEPDYGIITNVGKAHLQGFGSFEGVIRTKGELYDFLREKGNATIFIQNENPYLNKIAAGLTCVRYGQTPGLDVTGKVVACSPFLHFTWTAEGVSHEVQTHLIGAYNLDNALAAVAIGRYFGVEDTQICHALSSYVPQNNRSQLVHTASNTLIVDAYNANPTSMMAALENFRQMEAAHKVAILGDMKELGEGSHEEHQKVVDFLKECGFERVMLVGPEFGGTSSLFEHYKDVKEVEALLAAHPLQGCCVLVKGSNSMKLSELPASL
- a CDS encoding BNR repeat-containing protein → MKRIFLCLIGIFLLGTLAAQQLVKVGEGYSSTSVNTTVFRNSSLVTDKGTQYISYYDADGYLVVGKRALGVENWTLHRSQYKGNVADAHNVISMMVDGDGYLHLSFDHHGHKLNYCRSTAPGALTLGEKEPMTGKDEDDVTYPEFYRMPSGDLLFAYRSGASGRGNLVLNRYDLKSRKWSRVQDILIDGENQRNAYWQLYMDEAGVIHLSWVWRETWMVETNHDLCYAYSPDEGKTWYKSTGEKYTLPIRKDNAEYACYIPQNRELINQTSMSADAEGHPYIVTYWRDADSEVPQYRLVWNDGKGWQNRQIMNRSQGFTLKGGGTKMIPISRPRIAVDKGKAYFVFRDAERGSKVSVAYTEDVKSGEWQVKDLTDFSVDAWEPSCDTELWKTQKKLHVFVQETHQGDGEKVKDSAATPVYVLEIN
- a CDS encoding DUF2264 domain-containing protein; the encoded protein is MKQVCKFLLACALGIWSGSAGAKESEAGQVRKMIDKVNQHWQAENSPEVRSFWDNAVYHTGNMEAYFLTGNETYRTYSETWANYNQWKGAKSDNRSEWKYSYGESDEYVLFGDYQICFQTYVDLYNLAPEDWKIRRAREVMEYQMSTSQNDYWWWSDALYMAMPVMTKLYKVTHNTLYLDKLYAYLQYSDSIMFDKDENLYYRDAKYIYPKHKTASGKKDFWARGDAWVLAGLAKVLKDMPEEYKHHSFFVEKFQKMAEAVAAIQQPEGYWTRSMMDPDFAPGPETSGTALFTYGFLWGINNGYLGKDTYMPVVEKAWNYLSKKALQKDGTVGYVQPIGEKAIPGQVINANSTANFGVGAFLLAACEYVRYLEAPQAADRAYWCKLAYQMAAPVLRNMAKGELQKNMQLEVSPTWDGRNKKVAYMETFGRLMAGIAPWLTLPDDNTEEGKMRKELREWALKSYANAVDPQSPDYLLWRQEGQTLVDGAYVAESFLRAYDQLWMPLDETTKKRYIEEFQQLRRIDPPYTNWLLFSSTIESFLAKAGAPFDEYRVNSAIRKVEEWYTGDGWYSDGPSFAFDYYSSYVFHPMYLETLQAMKDAKVRSRIDYGKYYDRALKRAQKYSLILERFISPEGTFPVFGRSIPYRMATMQPLALMAWYQELPAGVTGAQVRCALTAVMKRMFATGHNFNEGGFLTIGFTGRQPNVADWYTNNGSLYMTSLAFLPLGLPASHPFWTDAPQEWTSVRAWGEKPFPKDHQWKDEIRTWDLF